Proteins encoded within one genomic window of Panicum virgatum strain AP13 chromosome 1N, P.virgatum_v5, whole genome shotgun sequence:
- the LOC120655935 gene encoding DAR GTPase 2, mitochondrial: protein MAAAAAEAASRRLGAALRGISGAWYGRHMAAAERAIRTRLPLVDLVLEVRDARVPASSAFEPLRRRSPLEPDGRQVVVLNKADLADPSETEKWMTYMEKQRTCPCITVNSHSRESIKELLNAVRSRIREIKRGESDCTGTVLLVGIPNVGKSAIVNAMHQIGRIGAAEKGKLKHAIVSSHPGETRDISGYKVASHPNIYVLDTPGVLSPRFANDDSGPRLALTGAIKGSLLDEYDIAQFLLAVVNSREEYRRWENLNGAGDTNSNDNANTSRSHSKKRQYVSDHTQDFIVKAVRQVLLETISSFKGDLGKEDELRRLVDCQFVSLQEAFKVSTESSEDVGKSIALKLLNLYRTGRLGHYTLDHVPDVS from the exons atggcggcggccgcggcggaggccgcgtCGCGCCGCCTGGGTGCGGCCTTGCGTGGGATCTCCGGCGCCTGGTACGGGCGCCACATGGCCGCGGCCGAGCGCGCCATCCGCACCCGCCTTCCCCTAGTCGACCTCGTCCTCGAGGTCCGCGACGCGCGCGTACCCGCCTCCTCGGCGTTcgagcccctccgccgccgcagccccctGGAGCCCGATGGACGCCAGGTCGTCGTGCTCAACAAGGCTGACCTGGCAGACCCGTCCGAGACTGAG AAGTGGATGACGTACATGGAGAAGCAGAGGACGTGCCCGTGCATCACGGTCAATTCGCATAGCCGGGAAAGCATCAAGGAG CTGTTGAATGCTGTGCGGTCGAGGATCAGAGAGATCAAGCGCGGCGAGAGCGATTGCACTGGAACGGTCCTCCTGGTTGGAATTCCTAATGTTGGGAAGTCAGCCATCGTtaatgcaatgcatcaaattGGCAGGATTGGAGCGGCAG AGAAGGGAAAGCTTAAGCATGCAATTGTGAGCAGCCATCCTGGAGAAACTAGAGACATAAGTGGATACAAG GTTGCTAGTCACCCGAATATATATGTGTTAGACACTCCTGGTGTTTTATCGCCGAGATTTGCAAATGATGATTCTGGTCCCAGACTAGCTTTGACAG GAGCAATCAAGGGATCATTGTTAGATGAGTATGATATTGCACAGTTTCTTCTTGCAGTTGTGAACTCGAGAGAGGAATATAGGAGATGGGAGAACCTAAATGGAGCAGGGGATACCAATTCTAATGATAATGCAAATACCTCCAGGAGCCACAGCAAGAAAAGGCAATATGTTTCAGATCATACTCAG GATTTCATCGTGAAGGCGGTGCGCCAAGTGCTTTTGGAGACTATATCATCTTTTAAGGGCGATCTTGGAAAGGAAGATGAACTCAGAAGATTAGTAGACTGCCAATTTGTATCCTTACAGGAGGCTTTCAAAGTTTCCACTGAATCAAGTGAGGATGTGGGCAAATCTATAGCTTTGAAACTGCTCAATCTCTATCGGACTGGAAGGCTTGGCCATTATACCTTAGACCATGTGCCAGATGTTAGTTAG
- the LOC120655934 gene encoding uncharacterized protein LOC120655934, with protein sequence MAADSGRKPTANGGKAPATKASDSGGIARRLPRLAFVLLLALAYRQLQAPPPKIPGTPGGPPVTSPRVKLQDGRHLAYFESGVPREEAKYKIIFVHGFDSCRYDVLRVSPELAQELGIYLLSFDRPGYGESDPHPGRTEKSIALDIEQLADALELGPKFYLAGFSMGGEIMWSCLKYIPHRLSGVAILGPVGNYWWSGFPANVTRDAWNVQVAQDKWAVGVAHHAPWLTYWWNTQKLFPASSVISFNPAIFSREDMAVIPKLAHRTYAYQARQQGEHESLHRDMTVGFGKWSWSPLELEDPLPGGEGRVHLWHGAEDLIAPVELSRYISQRLPWVRYHELPTAGHLFPIADGMADTIVKSLLLGDE encoded by the exons ATGGCTGCTGACTCGGGCAGGAAGCCGACGGCCAACGGCGGCAAGGCGCCGGCGACCAAGGCCTCCGACTCCG GCGGCATCGCCAGGCGGCTCCCGCGCCTCGCGTTCGTGCTGCTGCTGGCGCTGGCGTACCGGCAGCTGCAGGCCCCGCCTCCCAAGATCCCCGGCACACCCGGCGGGCCCCCGGTGACCTCGCCGAGGGTCAAGCTCCAGGACGGCCGGCACCTGGCCTACTTCGAGTCCGGCGTCCCCAGGGAGGAGGCCAAGTACAAGATCATCTTTGTGCACGGCTTCGATTCCTGCAGATACGACGTGCTCCGGGTCTCGCCG GAGCTGGCGCAGGAGCTGGGGATCTACCTGCTCTCGTTCGACCGGCCTGGGTACGGCGAGAGCGACCCGCACCCGGGTAGGACGGAGAAGAGCATCGCCTTGGACATCGAGCAGCTCGCCGACGCCCTGGAACTCGGCCCCAAGTTCTACCTCGCCGGCTTCTCCATGGGCGGCGAGATCATGTGGAGCTGCCTCAAGTACATCCCGCACAG GCTCTCGGGGGTTGCCATCCTTGGCCCCGTGGGCAACTACTGGTGGTCGGGGTTCCCGGCGAACGTGACCCGCGACGCCTGGAACGTGCAGGTGGCGCAGGACAAGTGGGCCGTGGGCGTGGCGCACCACGCGCCCTGGCTCACCTACTGGTGGAACACCCAGAAGCTGTTCCCGGCGTCCAGCGTCATCTCCTTCAACCCCGCCATCTTCTCCCGGGAGGACATGGCCGTCATCCCCAAGCTCGCCCACCGGACCTACGCC TACCAGGCGCGGCAGCAGGGGGAGCACGAGAGCCTGCACCGCGACATGACGGTCGGGTTCGGCAAGTGGAGCTGGAGCccgctggagctggaggacCCGCTCCCGGGCGGCGAGGGCAGGGTGCACCTGTGGCACGGCGCCGAGGACCTCATCGCGCCCGTGGAGCTGTCGCGCTACATCAGCCAGAGGCTGCCGTGGGTGCGCTACCACGAGCTGcccaccgccggccacctctTCCCCATCGCCGACGGCATGGCCGACACCATCGTCAAGTCGCTGCTGCTCGGGGACGAGTGA
- the LOC120655936 gene encoding germin-like protein 2-4: MAAHHILLLLAALLPAAATADPDAVQDYCVPDAAGRGRPLELALLPSYPCRSPANLTAADFAFAGVRAAGNFSADTGFAGVSVTPAQFPALHTLGVSFARADLSAAGGVNPPHYHPRATETALVLAGRVYAGFVDSGGRIFAKVLEKGEVMVFPRAMVHFQMNVGDEPATVYGTFNSENPGIVRIPATVFGSGISAGVLERAFGLSPAELRRLEKRFGPPKTKLSEMDD; encoded by the coding sequence ATGGCGGCGCACCATATCCTCCTCTTGCTCGCCGCgctgctcccggcggcggccacggcggaccCCGACGCCGTGCAGGACTACTGCGTGCCGGACGCCGCCGGGCGCGGGCGGCCCCTGGAGCTGGCGCTGCTGCCGTCCTACCCGTGCCGGAGCCCCGCCAACCTGACGGCGGCCGACTTCGCCTtcgccggcgtgcgcgccgCGGGCAACTTCTCCGCGGACACGGGCTTCGCGGGGGTGTCCGTCACGCCCGCGCAGTTCCCGGCGCTGCACACCCTGGGCGTCTCCTTCGCCCGCGCCGACCTCTCCGCGGCGGGCGGGGTGAACCCGCCGCACTACCACCCGCGCGCCACCGAGACGGCGCTCGTCCTGGCGGGCCGCGTCTACGCGGGCTTCGTCGACTCCGGCGGCCGCATCTTCGCCAAGGTGCTCGAGAAGGGGGAGGTCATGGTGTTCCCCAGGGCCATGGTGCACTTCCAGATGAACGTCGGCGACGAGCCGGCCACGGTGTACGGCACGTTCAACAGCGAGAACCCCGGCATCGTGCGCATCCCGGCCACCGTGTTCGGGTCCGGGATCAGCGCCGGCGTCCTCGAGAGGGCGTTCGGGCTCTCCCCGGCGGAGCTCCGCCGGCTCGAGAAGAGGTTCGGCCCGCCCAAGACCAAGCTGTCAGAGATGGACGATTAG